The following are encoded together in the Humulus lupulus chromosome 5, drHumLupu1.1, whole genome shotgun sequence genome:
- the LOC133778069 gene encoding uncharacterized protein LOC133778069 — translation MRRSSSIGRNLPYSINLSNATAKQTLIPYCTSSAGGDGGDGRGRGRGSFPRFDFTAPRAPGQPQTDVSKPDPDESPSPLGHGHGRGKPVASSPILPSYSSFVSSFKPPSAAARGAPSDPIPAPPGAEQTSPEEVKVTEPKKPIFFRREDVLDSVQSNVLDGDVSDAGKNRLPDNIASMLTGAGRGQIRRQPSGPEIQTKEVNRHIQPPKAQGPATERRAELKMSPEQAVKHALGVLARDSDGVDVGEGGRGGGRGMRGRGSRGRGRGTGRGRGRFEDSEDENEKALFGDGAEAENMAEKLAEKFGTEVMSKFTEGFEEMGDRVLPSPIDDAYLDALDVNYKIEFEPEYMMGDFENNPDIDEKPPISLRDALEKAKPFLMAYEGIESQEEWEEIMKETMERVPLLKEIVDYYSGPNRVTAKKQQEELERVAKTLPVRAPDSVKQFTDRAVLSLQSNPGWGFDKKCQFMDKLVWRMSQQYK, via the exons ATGAGAAGAAGCTCTAGTATCGGAAGAAATCTCCCGtactccataaacctatccaatgCCACCGCCAAACAAACCCTAATCCCCTACTGTACTTCCTCCGCCGGCGGCGATGGCGGGGATGGACGAGGACGAGGCCGGGGCAGCTTTCCTCGGTTTGACTTCACCGCACCGCGAGCTCCGGGCCAGCCACAGACCGATGTCTCCAAACCCGATCCTGACGAATCTCCGTCGCCTTTAGGCCATGGCCATGGCCGTGGCAAACCCGTCGCTTCATCCCCAATTCTCCCGTCCTACTCCTCTTTCGTTTCCTCGTTCAAGCCTCCTTCTGCGGCGGCCCGGGGCGCACCTTCCGATCCAATTCCGGCCCCACCCGGCGCCGAACAAACGTCTCCGGAGGAGGTCAAGGTAACCGAACCCAAGAAACCCATTTTTTTCAGAAGGGAGGATGTTCTGGACTCTGTGCAATCTAATGTCCTAGATGGCGACGTTTCGGACGCGGGGAAGAATCGTCTCCCAGATAATATCGCATCGATGCTGACCGGTGCAGGTAGGGGACAAATAAGAAGGCAACCGTCGGGCCCAGAGATACAAACTAAGGAAGTGAACCGGCATATTCAGCCCCCCAAGGCTCAGGGTCCGGCAACTGAAAGACGAGCAGAACTGAAAATGAGTCCGGAGCAGGCAGTGAAGCATGCATTGGGGGTGTTGGCGCGGGATTCGGACGGTGTCGATGTTGGAGAAGGTGGAAGAGGTGGAGGTAGAGGGATGAGAGGAAGAGGCAGCCGGGGCCGAGGAAGAGGGACCGGAAGAGGGAGGGGTAGGTTTGAGGATTCGGAGGACGAGAACGAGAAGGCGTTGTTCGGTGACGGTGCTGAAGCGGAGAACATGGCAGAGAAGTTGGCCGAGAAGTTTGGAACTGAAGTTATGAGCAAATTTACTGAAGGATTTGAAGAGATGGGTGATAGGGTACTACCTTCTCCGATTGATGACGCCTATCTGGATGCTCTAGACGTGAATTATAAG ATAGAGTTTGAACCAGAGTATATGATGGGAGATTTTGAGAATAACCCAGACATAGACGAGAAGCCACCTATTTCTCTTCGAGATGCACTCGAGAAGGCGAAACCGTTCTTGATGGCTTACGAGGGAATTGAAAGCCAAGAAGAGTGGGAG GAAATCATGAAAGAGACAATGGAGAGAGTACCATTGTTGAAGGAGATTGTTGATTACTACAGTGGACCGAATAGGGTTACTGcaaagaaacaacaagaagaatTAGAACGCGTTGCTAAAACTCTTCCTGTAAGGGCTCCTGATTCTGTAAAGCAATTCACTGATCGTGCAGTACTTTCACTCCAG AGCAACCCTGGCTGGGGATTTGACAAGAAATGTCAGTTTATGGATAAGTTGGTGTGGCGGATGTCGCAGCAGTACAAGTAA